From a region of the Corythoichthys intestinalis isolate RoL2023-P3 chromosome 7, ASM3026506v1, whole genome shotgun sequence genome:
- the im:7152348 gene encoding RING finger protein 224 — MVLCGEGDCSVCLLAFSRAERIPRLLHCRHAFCQACLEAMAVSLTPGGGESHLSVRCPLCRRVTCVGRGLRLREALWVDSAAWEQIQSDPEDESEENLPKEEVTEASLQEKCIPSRNKLKLRSFFRKFTLTKRHQERIVPSSNVEMKSWRRLSSQEMI, encoded by the exons ATGGTGCTGTGTGGCGAAGGTGACTGCAGCGTCTGCTTGCTAGCCTTTTCCCGAGCGGAGCGTATCCCTAGACTTCTCCACTGCCGCCACGCCTTTTGCCAGGCCTGCCTGGAGGCCATGGCCGTGAGTTTGACTCCGGGAGGCGGCGAGTCGCACCTGAGCGTGCGCTGCCCGCTGTGCCGCCGCGTCACCTGCGTGGGGCGGGGCCTCAGGCTGCGGGAGGCGCTGTGGGTGGACAGCGCAGCCTGGGAGCAGATACAAAGCGACCCGGAAGACGAAAGCGAGGAAAATCTGCCGAAGGAGGAAGTGACAGAGGCTTCGCTGCAAGAAAAATG CATTCCTTCCAGAAACAAGCTGAAGTTGCGCTCCTTCTTCCGCAAGTTTACACTGACCAAGCGCCACCAAGAGAGGATCGTGCCGAGCAGCAACGT GGAAATGAAATCCTGGCGCAGGCTTTCCAGTCAAGAAATGATATGA